In the genome of Francisella salimarina, one region contains:
- the murJ gene encoding murein biosynthesis integral membrane protein MurJ, giving the protein MKKFFSNSLIVSVFLFLSKLLGFVRDLLLASFFGSGSALQAFLVAFRFPEFMRKVTSSGILTQIINPYLNGSTNDRNRKFIITVLYFIALLLLVLTIVAIVFSNVWVEIYAYGLVDDRSVLSLVKSMFVIMIPYLLFNGIMGVISAILNSYSKYLISSILPIVLNILMIVGIIISPMFNVPIFSVAYAVLLAGIIQVIIGGYSLKRLMGKVKLNQDVFLVKDLRSRTFLKKLPSAFFGTAILQINGLIETFFASFLLSGSLAWLYYADRVNQFLYGVFGTAIATVMIPYLINYKRNQQKFFQTLSFIMRFTLIITVPAVIGLFILAKPIVISLFFYGKFNLQDIDFTYLALLGYLVSLCCFVIVRVVVSALYIQNKTSIVFYISLICLIITIVADMLVVNLFAKDDHAFLYLALVSSSVALINLVIQMWVLCDFNIRLFVDSYLDLMTIFRITIASICMVLVLKSFNLSDSYWITLSMFDRLKSIALIVSSGIIAYSVVMIVLGGFRSLKDLKQ; this is encoded by the coding sequence ATGAAAAAGTTCTTCTCAAATAGTTTAATTGTATCTGTATTCTTATTTTTATCGAAATTATTAGGTTTTGTTAGAGACTTATTATTAGCTAGTTTTTTTGGTAGTGGATCAGCTTTACAAGCGTTTTTGGTAGCTTTTAGGTTTCCTGAATTCATGCGCAAGGTTACGTCATCTGGTATTTTGACACAAATAATTAATCCATATTTAAATGGTAGTACTAATGATAGAAACAGAAAGTTTATTATAACTGTACTTTACTTCATAGCTTTATTGTTATTGGTTTTGACTATTGTAGCAATAGTCTTTAGTAATGTTTGGGTGGAAATATATGCATATGGCCTGGTTGATGATAGAAGTGTTTTGAGCTTAGTCAAAAGCATGTTTGTGATCATGATCCCGTACTTGTTGTTCAATGGGATTATGGGAGTGATATCGGCTATCTTAAATAGTTATAGTAAATATCTAATATCGTCAATCCTACCAATTGTACTAAATATTTTAATGATAGTGGGTATAATTATCTCACCAATGTTTAATGTTCCTATCTTTAGTGTTGCTTATGCGGTTCTCTTAGCAGGGATTATCCAAGTTATCATTGGAGGGTATAGTCTTAAAAGACTAATGGGTAAGGTTAAGCTTAATCAAGATGTGTTTTTGGTTAAGGATCTCAGGTCAAGAACATTCTTAAAAAAACTTCCTTCAGCATTTTTCGGAACAGCAATATTACAAATAAATGGATTGATAGAAACATTTTTTGCATCTTTTTTGCTATCTGGAAGCTTGGCGTGGCTATATTATGCAGATAGAGTTAATCAATTCTTATATGGGGTTTTTGGGACAGCTATAGCAACGGTTATGATTCCGTACCTAATTAACTATAAGAGAAACCAGCAGAAATTTTTCCAGACATTAAGCTTTATTATGAGATTTACTTTAATAATAACAGTTCCTGCCGTTATAGGTCTATTTATATTGGCTAAGCCTATCGTTATTTCACTATTTTTCTATGGTAAGTTTAATTTGCAGGATATCGATTTTACTTATCTGGCTTTGCTTGGTTATTTAGTATCATTGTGTTGTTTTGTAATCGTCAGAGTAGTTGTTTCAGCACTTTACATACAGAATAAAACCTCAATAGTTTTTTATATTAGTTTAATATGTCTAATAATTACTATAGTTGCTGATATGCTAGTTGTGAATTTGTTTGCAAAAGATGATCATGCATTTTTGTATTTAGCGTTGGTAAGTTCCTCTGTTGCATTAATCAATTTGGTTATTCAGATGTGGGTGCTTTGTGATTTTAATATTAGATTATTTGTTGATAGTTATTTAGATTTGATGACAATTTTTAGGATAACAATTGCTAGTATATGTATGGTTTTAGTATTAAAATCATTTAATCTAAGTGATAGTTATTGGATTACTTTATCAATGTTTGATAGACTCAAAAGTATAGCTCTAATAGTGTCTAGTGGTATAATTGCTTATTCTGTAGTTATGATAGTACTGGGAGGTTTTAGATCTTTGAAAGATTTAAAACAGTAA
- a CDS encoding tetratricopeptide repeat protein, giving the protein MKVRFIITFLSVMFFGSSYATLKECYKDGVDQEYERVLESCKPYLKTDARATGLLAEANVQLDMSDKNALDYALWAADFYEKNGAPTDPEGIRSYSYLVYLIGELYFFGADGIEVDQPKGIEYITKAANLGYDIAQNQLGNLYVRNDKVPGMNVAKAYKWYKLAIANGSLEARGAYLINNQQKFIQEYPYCMSLGRAFIADAYLNGTGGLPKNPNYAIKWYQKAYNLDHSSEIEAGLAEAYYAEYKNITQGKHAFKHAGMAEALIAKGDKQRAYKYAREAITQPYAPAFAIMASLTDNKVAKYAYLSEAIQLYNNPLLGFWRQFNQYCMPNLSDKSGLKKAEQELAKIKLTAEEKELAVKEQESLEVYWNPNVQSKQEGQKQESSEVQQQVSEKTQVESN; this is encoded by the coding sequence ATGAAAGTTAGGTTTATAATCACCTTTTTATCAGTTATGTTCTTTGGTTCATCATACGCAACTTTAAAAGAGTGTTATAAAGATGGTGTTGATCAAGAGTATGAAAGAGTCTTAGAATCATGTAAGCCATATCTTAAAACTGATGCTAGAGCTACAGGGCTTTTGGCAGAAGCAAATGTTCAACTTGATATGAGTGATAAAAATGCTTTAGATTATGCTCTTTGGGCTGCTGATTTCTATGAGAAAAATGGTGCCCCAACTGATCCTGAAGGAATTAGGTCTTATTCATATTTGGTATATTTGATTGGTGAGTTATATTTCTTTGGAGCAGATGGTATTGAGGTTGATCAACCTAAAGGGATTGAATATATAACCAAGGCTGCGAATTTGGGCTATGATATTGCACAAAATCAGCTAGGTAACTTATATGTGAGAAATGATAAAGTACCAGGTATGAATGTTGCTAAGGCTTATAAGTGGTATAAGCTTGCTATAGCTAATGGTAGTTTAGAAGCTAGAGGAGCTTATTTAATTAACAATCAGCAAAAATTTATCCAAGAGTATCCATACTGTATGTCTTTGGGTAGAGCTTTTATTGCAGATGCTTATTTAAATGGAACTGGTGGATTACCTAAAAACCCTAACTATGCTATTAAGTGGTATCAGAAGGCATATAACTTAGATCATTCATCTGAAATAGAGGCTGGCCTAGCAGAGGCTTATTATGCAGAGTATAAAAATATTACTCAAGGTAAGCATGCGTTTAAACATGCTGGGATGGCAGAGGCACTTATCGCTAAAGGTGATAAGCAACGAGCGTATAAGTATGCACGTGAAGCTATAACACAGCCATATGCACCAGCATTTGCTATTATGGCGTCATTGACTGACAATAAAGTTGCTAAGTATGCATATCTATCAGAGGCTATTCAGTTATATAATAATCCACTACTAGGTTTTTGGCGTCAGTTTAATCAGTACTGTATGCCAAATCTCTCTGATAAGAGCGGATTAAAGAAAGCCGAGCAGGAGCTAGCTAAAATAAAGCTTACAGCAGAAGAGAAAGAATTAGCTGTTAAAGAGCAGGAGAGTTTAGAGGTATATTGGAATCCAAATGTTCAGTCTAAACAAGAAGGACAAAAGCAAGAATCTTCTGAGGTTCAGCAGCAAGTTAGTGAAAAAACACAAGTAGAGTCAAATTAA
- the gshA gene encoding glutamate--cysteine ligase, which translates to MYDFKKINNLRGIERETLRITCSGVLADSCHPYALGHKLTNSSITVDFSENLLELITKPHESIESTFCELYDLSAFTLANMADNEIILNTSMPLSADESEIEEADFGSSNSGQMKRVYRKGLSVRYGKIMQIISGIHYNFSFDRKLIENIASDKQSSVSDVYFDVLNKYFEFMWLLPYLFGASPICAKTSVKNKPNYLSDLDDEFFVGKYATSLRMSDLGYTSPAQKDLAISYNDVKSYVKDLIHATDDIFDDYRNLGLYDAEGQRVQLNESILQIENEYYSAIRPKQIAKRCERPACALYNRGVEYIEVRVLDVDPFTPVGISKNTALFVEAMLMTCLEEGAVRYSKEQIKQAKQNLTAVAIQGRNPQLKLKKLGDAREVLLKDYALELFDKIEATAEKMSSEYLEAVYLEKQKILDINKTPSSKIVKIAEEQGYKNFALKVSQKASEEFRGYALSADVESELQSQVSQSEVAEKELVANDSISLDEYINRYYESSKGCC; encoded by the coding sequence ATGTACGATTTCAAAAAAATAAATAATCTTAGGGGAATAGAAAGAGAAACTTTGAGAATCACTTGTAGTGGAGTGCTTGCTGATTCGTGCCACCCGTATGCTCTTGGGCATAAACTAACTAATAGTAGTATAACTGTTGATTTTTCGGAGAATCTTCTTGAGTTGATTACTAAACCTCATGAGAGTATAGAAAGTACTTTTTGTGAGCTATATGACCTTTCAGCTTTCACATTAGCGAATATGGCAGATAATGAGATTATACTTAATACTAGTATGCCTCTTTCAGCTGATGAAAGTGAAATAGAAGAGGCTGATTTTGGTAGTTCGAACTCTGGACAGATGAAGAGAGTTTATCGCAAGGGATTGTCTGTTCGATATGGTAAGATTATGCAAATAATCTCAGGCATACACTATAATTTCTCTTTTGATAGAAAGCTGATAGAAAATATTGCTAGTGATAAGCAAAGTTCAGTTTCTGATGTTTATTTTGATGTTCTTAATAAATATTTTGAATTTATGTGGTTATTACCATATCTATTTGGAGCTAGTCCAATATGTGCTAAGACTTCTGTTAAAAATAAGCCTAACTACTTGTCAGATTTAGATGATGAGTTTTTTGTTGGCAAATATGCTACAAGCTTGAGAATGAGTGATCTTGGTTATACGAGTCCAGCACAAAAGGATCTGGCTATATCATATAATGATGTTAAATCTTATGTTAAAGATTTGATACATGCGACTGATGATATTTTTGATGATTATAGAAATTTGGGTTTATATGATGCTGAAGGTCAAAGAGTGCAACTAAACGAGAGTATTTTACAGATAGAAAATGAGTACTACAGTGCGATTAGACCTAAGCAGATAGCTAAAAGGTGTGAAAGACCTGCATGTGCATTATATAACCGAGGTGTAGAGTATATTGAGGTTAGAGTTCTTGATGTTGACCCTTTTACTCCAGTTGGAATAAGTAAAAATACAGCTCTTTTCGTTGAAGCAATGTTGATGACTTGTTTGGAGGAAGGCGCAGTAAGATATAGTAAAGAACAAATCAAGCAGGCTAAGCAAAATTTGACTGCTGTGGCAATACAGGGTCGTAATCCACAGCTTAAGCTAAAAAAACTAGGTGATGCTAGAGAAGTCTTATTGAAGGATTATGCATTAGAGTTGTTTGATAAGATTGAAGCAACAGCAGAAAAGATGTCATCTGAGTATCTTGAAGCAGTATATCTAGAAAAACAAAAGATTTTGGATATTAATAAAACACCATCTTCTAAAATAGTTAAGATTGCAGAGGAGCAAGGATATAAAAATTTTGCGTTAAAGGTGTCTCAAAAAGCCTCTGAAGAGTTCAGAGGCTATGCGCTATCAGCAGATGTTGAGTCTGAACTACAAAGTCAAGTTTCTCAGTCTGAAGTCGCAGAGAA